One stretch of Myxocyprinus asiaticus isolate MX2 ecotype Aquarium Trade chromosome 23, UBuf_Myxa_2, whole genome shotgun sequence DNA includes these proteins:
- the LOC127414051 gene encoding PR domain zinc finger protein 8-like: MEHTFIPRSLWTNDSKFLHHHVADFFTSVQVTQDIPAGASFGPCVLHNTFYDTIAFIALKSFDKRNKSYVFRVDPEAMKGSPLVVPWLRLVQAAMSAEDQNTEAYLKGGQLHFRTIRDVKEGEELLVWYDEELSHLLGFGDIKTKTLTNGFTCTRCGQAFKNENPFLAHCRFLCAQEKVDIIRPNQEQKQAEVKRQRKVTDFHNIARDLEHKISGCSEDTTMPRKRKHEASLSPRSKKTVLLEKTNITNHINITNKGYPLYQDMSESAIKLSLDNGSTNESKMSKNSAFTLVRKAQEQSKTERPSCDKMTQNLTNTESDAGLQSDCSAFSYVFPKSAHSEQKSAFCEPNKRTITEIQNHSPLELRGPPDSDTISDTFKSKPVLGYRNVLASHLFHGDLPGTHAGGVMSTPLATGGSFYYAPEHWTRAIGGQLQSTSLAVLPPTFTPLGVSVQNWCAKCNLSFRMTSDLVFHMRSHHKKEFAAEAQVRRRREEKLTCPICHEYFRERHHLSRHMTSHN, from the exons ATGGAACACACTTTTATCCCCCGCTCCTTGTGGACTAATGACAGCAAATTTCTCCATCACCACGTTGCGGATTTTTTCACCAGTGTACAAGTTACGCAGGATATACCAGCTGGGGCATCTTTCGGACCTTGCGTTCTTCATAATACCTTTTATGATACTATAGCCTTCATTGCATTGAAATCATTTGACAAACGGAATAAATCCTATGTATTTCGG GTAGACCCTGAGGCGATGAAAGGCTCCCCATTAGTTGTTCCTTGGCTACGATTAGTGCAGGCTGCAATGAGTGCAGAAGACCAGAATACTGAGGCCTACTTGAAGGGTGGACAGCTGCATTTTCGGACTATTCGAGATGTGAAAGAAGGCGAGGAACTGCTTGTTTGGTACGACGAGGAGTTGTCTCATCTTTTGGGATTCGGAGACATAAAAACAAAGACCTTGACAAATG GCTTCACGTGTACGAGATGCGGCCAGGCCTTCAAGAACGAAAATCCATTCCTTGCCCATTGTCGTTTTTTATGTGCACAGGAAAAAGTCGATATCATCCGGCCTAACCAAGAACAGAAACAAGCTGAAGTCAAGCGACAGCGCAAAGTCACAGATTTTCACAACATTGCAAGAGATCTGGAGCACAAAATAAGCGGTTGTTCTGAAGACACGACTATGCCTCGAAAAAGGAAACATGAGGCTTCCTTAAGTCCCCGGAGCAAAAAAACTGTTTTGCTGGAGAAAACCAACATCACTAATCACATAAACATCACCAACAAAGGGTATCCACTTTATCAGGATATGTCAGAATCTGCCATTAAGCTCTCTTTAGACAATGGCTCAACAAATGAGTCGAAGATGAGTAAAAACAGCGCGTTTACCTTGGTTAGAAAAGCACAAGAACAGTCAAAGACCGAACGGCCATCATGTGATAAAATGACACAAAATCTAACTAACACAGAGTCCGACGCCGGCCTACAGTCCGACTGCAGCGCGTTCTCGTACGTGTTCCCCAAGAGCGCGCACTCGGAACAGAAGAGCGCGTTCTGCGAACCCAACAAACGCACCATTACCGAAATTCAGAATCATTCACCTCTTGAACTACGCGGTCCTCCAGATTCGGATACTATCTCAGACACTTTCAAATCAAAGCCTGTTCTAGGATACAGAAATGTATTGGCCTCGCATCTGTTTCACGGTGACTTGCCGGGCACCCATGCAGGTGGAGTGATGTCCACTCCACTGGCTACAGGAGGCTCCTTCTATTACGCGCCTGAGCACTGGACCAGAGCTATAGGTGGCCAGCTGCAATCTACTTCTTTGGCAGTCCTCCCCCCTACTTTCACTCCATTGGGTGTTTCAGTTCAGAACTGGTGCGCCAAATGCAACCTTTCATTTCGAATGACCTCCGACTTGGTGTTTCACATGCGGTCACATCACAAAAAAGAGTTCGCTGCAGAGGCTCAAGTGAGGCggaggagagaggagaaacttacCTGCCCCATTTGCCATGAGTACTTCCGGGAGCGTCACCACCTCTCACGTCACATGACCTCTCATAATTAG
- the LOC127414023 gene encoding growth/differentiation factor 10-like: protein MAFKCAFLVHLFLFWVGSETGASNAVWRSGRDSDLLDVPTDALTATDALMQHMFKLYEKYSVELNRPKDGNTVRGFKANPENVEHRVLYQLNLTSLQESEVILTSTFHFFFDKRPRQRSWFCKRFKNPSCRIQNFHQLPSFCLLFWSSSSGSLLGNITVVSHRRGTWQTKDVSVIIKEARDKNHLLITVEFDYGEKYQSYQDQLSPLSLPYLLMYSNDMAISEPNSVAMSLQRYDPFLADHHPTQSPEHSPDTRVKRELDLNFPDPIENNELPEVEYNSFKQHDMWESAYFALKPKPFKKERRRKGQEHIDVFGKSQVLRFDEKTMKKARRRQWKEPRSCSRRYLKVDFADIGWNEWILSPKSFDAYYCAGTCEFPIPKVVRPSNHATIQSIVKAVGIIPGIPEPCCVPEKMKPLSVLFLDESKNIVLKIYPNMSVETCACR, encoded by the exons ATGGCTTTTAAATGTGCGTTTTTGGTGCACCTGTTCCTGTTTTGGGTTGGTTCAGAAACTGGCGCATCTAACGCTGTTTGGAGAAGTGGGCGCGACAGCGACCTACTGGACGTCCCGACGGACGCACTCACTGCCACAGACGCGCTCATGCAACACATGTTTAAACTGTACGAGAAGTACAGCGTTGAACTTAATCGACCCAAAGACGGAAATACTGTAAGAGGCTTTAAAGCAAACCCTG AGAATGTGGAGCACAGGGTTTTGTACCAGCTGAATCTGACGTCCCTTCAGGAGTCTGAGGTGATCCTCACGTCCACGTTTCATTTCTTCTTCGACAAACGGCCACGCCAGAGATCCTGGTTCTGCAAGCGCTTCAAGAACCCCTCTTGTCGCATCCAGAACTTCCACCAGCTTCCGtctttttgtcttcttttctgGTCTTCCTCCTCAGGATCACTTCTTGGAAACATCACTGTCGTTTCTCATAGACGTGGCACCTGGCAGACCAAGGATGTGTCTGTCATTATAAAGGAGGCCCGAGATAAGAATCACCTTTTGATCACAGTGGAGTTTGACTATGGCGAGAAGTATCAAAGTTATCAGGACCAGCTCTCACCACTTAGCCTTCCATATTTGCTGATGTATTCTAATGACATGGCCATATCAGAGCCCAACAGTGTGGCTATGAGCCTACAGAGATACGACCCTTTCCTTGCAGACCACCACCCAACTCAATCTCCAGAACATTCACCTGACACACGCGTAAAGCGGGAACTGGACTTGAACTTCCCTGATCCCATTGAGAACAATGAGCTCCCGGAGGTGGAGTACAACAGCTTCAAACAGCACGATATGTGGGAAAGCGCTTATTTTGCACTCAAGCCAAAGCCCTTCAAAAAAGAGCGTCGGAGGAAAGGCCAGGAGCACATTGATGTATTCGGCAAATCTCAGGTTCTCAGGTTTGATGAAAAAACCATGAAGAAGGCTCGGAGGAGACAGTGGAAAGAGCCTCGCAGCTGTTCCAGGAGATATCTGAAGGTGGACTTTGCAGATATCGGGTGGAACGAATGGATTTTGTCCCCCAAGTCTTTTGATGCCTACTACTGTGCAGGAACTTGTGAATTCCCCATACCAAAG GTGGTCCGCCCCTCCAACCATGCAACCATACAGAGCATAGTCAAGGCAGTTGGTATAATTCCAGGGATCCCAGAGCCCTGCTGTGTCCCCGAGAAGATGAAACCTCTCAGTGTACTATTTTTGGATGAGAGCAAAAACATTGTATTGAAAATCTACCCAAACATGTCTGTGGAGACATGTGCTTGTAGATAG